The following nucleotide sequence is from Corylus avellana chromosome ca7, CavTom2PMs-1.0.
GCATACATACGGAACTGATTGATGTAAGTGTTATGGTTTGGCTTTGGGGTTTGGgttggagaaagagagagattcagGAGTGAAGAGCCACGCTAATTTAGTGAAGTGCTCTTTCATACTCCCGCACTCCCACCACCACAAAAGATATTATTTGCTCAGCtgttccctttctttttcagtGATTGGGGTGGCAATAAAAATCTTGTTTTTATCACTCTGCTCATTCTTACATACATTTTTCTAGACTATGCTGACTCTGTGCCAGAAAGCATGGTCATTGTTATGGCCCTCTTAATGTTCTTACTTTCCTTTTAGTTAATTCTCATAGATTTTCTGGTAGCACTATTTGGGTGATAGCCCCTCAGACACtacatgttttgcatttttgcaGCTATTATGTCAATATGAACCTGATTCAGTTCTCAAATTCCTGGAGACATTTGATAGCTATCGTGTGGAACACTGTTTACGCCTGTGCCAGGAATATGGGATTATAGATGCTGCCGCATTCTTATTAGAAAGGGTTGGTGATGTGGGGAGTGCTCTTTTACTTACACTTTCAGGCCTTGATAGCAAATTTGTTGAGCTTGATACTGCCTTGGGAGGTTTAGTTTCTAATGGTACTTCGAGTTCTGCTGCTGGTACAGAGGATTTCTGCACCGTATTATATATGAAGGAGGTCTGTAGATATGACTTTTAATCAGATAATATCTTTAAGCTTCTTGTGTATGCATGTATGATTCTTGTAAACCTTCATATTGATTCTGGTATTTCTCTTACAGGTGAATGCTATACACAATATATTGAATGCCTGTATTGGATTGTGTCAGCGGAACACCCCTCGTTTGAACCCTGAGGAGTCGGAGACACTTTGGTTCAGATTACTCGACTCGTAAGTTTAACGTCaatctttcttttgctttcttgttTATGTTAGATCTTTCTATAGGTGTTTTTCATTGCAAGATCGTCAGATCAGTATGTAATCATCCATTATAGCGGTTTGTCTTATACCAATTACTTGATTGTCATGATTAAATGATAGACATCCATTTGTAGGATATAATGAAGCACATTCATTCCATGACAGTGcacttattattttctttaagaacaaaagatagagaaaaaatcacattttttcaTGATCATATAGATTTGGGGGACATAAAAGTTCTATAAACTGTTATTTCTCTTTTCATGTGGTTCAAAAGCGGCAGAAACTCCTAGTAGGCTTCggttcctctctctttcttcctggATTTAATTGCTTTTCTCTTAATGCCTAAGCACTCAGTAGTTTCACTTGTTTGTTCTCACGCTAACAACTTTTCTGCTCTTTGAAAGTTGCTGTATGTGTAATTTGTCTTAGGAGGAAGTTATTATATTCTGAAGAATTAATATTCATACCTGTGCAATTTTGTTTCAGTGCTAGTTGTTCACTCAAATTCATTGCAGGTTTTGTGACCCTCTAATGGATTCATATGGTGATGAAATGGTGTCTGGAGGAGAAAATCATGTTCAAATGCTACCTGAATCATCAGCCTCACACGAGGATGAAGAGGCAGGTATAGTTAAGTGGAGAATCTCAAAATCCCATAGAGGGGCTCATATCTTGAGAAAATTGTTCTCTCGGTTCATCAAAGAGATTGTCGAGGGAATGATAGGATATGTTCGCCTCCCAACTATCATGTCGAAACTCCTCTCTGATAATGGCAGCCAGGAGTTTGGTGATTTTAAACTTACCATATTGGGCATGCTTGGAATATATGGCTTTGAAAGACGAATTCTGGTAATTTGTGTTTTGAGCTCAAGATGTGCTTTAGTCATATGGTCTAGCTTATTTATCCTTGTGTGGCATGAATTCATGTATTATGAATTATTTTTGCATCTTTGTTGAGGTTTAAGCATGCCAACAAGCATAAAGTTAAAAGGGTTCATGTGAATTTTGAGTTCTTTACTATGATCCTGTAAAGGAGTTTTAGTTTAAGATCCATGAATAAATTTGCATTCCACCTATGGGAATTTAGCGTCTCCTCATAGTTAATGCTATGAATTTGGAAGTCTTGTATCTAATTCTGACCAAGGGTTGGATGGCATGTTACACTTAGTATTTCTGCCATGCAGAAGCAAGCAGCAAAGTTTGCATCAATGCATCGGGTTTTAGATACAAGTAAAGCTAGCTTGTAGCCATGCTCATTCACCCTGCTCCTCAAATTAGTGACATTTTAACTCAACTGGAATATCTAATCAACATTTGCATTATCAATTCTTGACCTTCTAGTGGAtgaatgatttttgtttttccttaagTTAGATGTAACGGTGTTTTAGTCAACTGTGATTATGATTTATTCCAAAGtggtatttttcttattgatttAAATTACTTATGTTGTTCTTTTAGGATACTGCCAAATCCTTAATAGAGGATGATACATTCTATACCATGAGCTTACTCAAGAAGGGGGCCTCTCATGCATATGCACCCCGGAGTTTTATATGTTGTATATGTAATTGCCTGCTCATGAAGGACTCTTCTAGCTTTAGCATTCGAGTTTTTAACTGTGGCCATGCAACTCATCTCCAATGCGAAGTTCCAGAAAATGAGGCAACAAGTAGAGGCACCTCATCTGGATGCCCGATTTGTATGCCGAAGAAGAAATCtcagaaagcaaaaaataaatcgATTCTTCCCGACAATGGTTTAGTGAGTAAATTTTCGTCCAGACCTCAACAAGCACGTGGAACTAATATTCTACACCCGCATGAAAGTGATGCGTCAGAGAATCCCTATGGGCTTCAGCCAATTTCACGGGTAAAGTAcattatattttcttatagTTATGGTTATCATTTCTGTTTCCTGGACTTCACAGACATTGAAAAGTAATCAAAGGTGAACTGAATGCTCTGCAGTTTGAGATCTTGGCTAGTTTGCAGAAAGACCAGAGATTTGCCCTGATAGAAAACATGCCTCAGTTGAGGCTTGCACCACCGGCTGTGTATCATGAAAGAGTGAAGAAAGGAACGGATATTTTTACTGGGGAAAGTAGCAATGGCCTTACAAAAATAGAGAAACCAGGCAAAATCAGGCAACTGAGGGAGCTAAGAGTAAAGGGATCATCTCGGTtccctttaaaatcaagtataTTTGGTGAGTTTTGTTATTAATTCTATTTAGTGTTGCTAAATTTTTGTGATGCTGTTCAATTCTAACACATGGGAAACACTTATTTAGGCAAGCAGAAGAGCAGCAAGCGGTAATGCGAGCGTCGTGTATTTATAGAGCACTAACAATACTGGAGATGATAAAAACCATGTTGGCTGAGTTTTTGACttctctttattctttctttcttttctttttttgttgtatattttcatatttgatcGCTGTTGATATTATTAACTTATGTAAGTAGAATAACTTGTACGTAGGTCGAATAATTGGAAGGTATTTATAACGAAATTGAAATAGATTCAAGCGATTAATGAAGGAACATTTTCTTTAGAATCTTTTATTGAATTCCTGGTGTTTTCTTTTGGGATTGCAAAATCTGTAGATTTGTATGAAAATCCAAATAGGTAGAAGCTATGAGATTAGAGTTTTAACGTGCGAGTGAGTTTAACGAATTTgtaaaagaggagaaaaatgaaTCTGAGAAGCATCGGGAACCGTAGAAGATGAAGATATCAATCAATAAGAGGGAAAGGGGTCATTTTGAACTACAAAACAGCTATTGGAATGGGTGCCAAATGAGTAGAGAAAAGGATACAGAAAGGAAGGGGAAAGGGTTGAAAGAAATCTACGAAAAAAGCAAGCAGAAAATTACATAAAACTGTGACTcagacacaaaataaaatcaaaacacttaGAAAGGGCCCTACCGGGTTCGAACCGGTGACCTCTTGATCTGCAGTCAAATGCTCTACCACTGAGCTAAGGACCCCAGTTGCTGTTAATggtttatatttatataattgaaacaCATTATAAAATTGATAGCGACGTTGATCCTATCTGGTGGCCCAGTGCCAAGCCTGAAAATCATCTGTCCACACGATCAcaaacacttatatatatatatatatatatataaacaaattgtaaatttaaGGCCACTTCAAAATAAGTACTGTTTTTTAACTCCcggataataatttaaactgtTTATAAACAATCAATCACCCTCTATCTTTTTTAGCAATTTAAAATTTACCCATAGGTATCAAAAAATAGTTTGCTGATTATGCCGTACACCAACATATTTGAACAATATATACAACATACGGTCTTAAATTTGCCCTTCAAAAGTGGGCACACGAAGTACATGCCTTTTGCCTCATAGGATTTCTCATCAttagaaagaatatatatatatatatatatatatatatatatatataatgtattaaCTAGTTGGTTGATGTTTGAATTCCTTAAATCTCCTAATTCACCTAATATTTTGGTTCCCAATATTATAGGGCaagtatttttatgtttaataCGACCTGAATCcgataaacaaacataaattccCATTCCTAAAAAATGTAAAGAGACAAATACTGCAGTCACAATTCACAAATGTGCCGAGAGACATATCTGACTTCACAAACAACAGTTGGGTAGGGCTTCGTTGGCTTCGCAGGAGCACAATTAGAACACAAGTAGTAGTTGTTGGTTGGTTGGAGTTTGTTGGCTTACTGCCTTCCCCTTCCCCTTTCCCTTTATATTTTCCATcgttggaaaaaaaaagataaaaaaaaaaaaaaaattacaaacaaaaatccTCCGCAACGCTCCAGGCGGTTATTTCCACACTTCCCTCCCTCGTTTCCTCCGCCCCCTTCAATCCTTCGCTTCCCTTTTTATTCTCCTCCTCTCTCCCACTATCTTCCCTCACTTTCCATCGGCttcctctccattttctctgCTCTCAAACAAATCCTAACTCGTAGCGGAAAGGAAACGATAATGTCGTTCACGTCGACGACCAAGTTCGTGCAGCCCCTCCATCTGAACACCACCTCCGCCAGATCCAATGACCACAAGCCTTTCCTCGACCCATTCAAGCCCACCTCCTTTCTCGGATCCACAAACAAGCTTCGCTTCACTTCTCTTGCCAAGTCCCATCAGGCTAATCTCCACCGTCGATCCGCTGTGGTCGCCGTATCCGAGGTAGTCAAGGAGAAGAAGCCCAAATCCAGCACCAATCTGGTGAGAATTCAATGCTGCAATCATATGAAATTCAATCTGagtgaaggaaaataattttttaagtattagtTTTGAAGGGGTTCCAGCTGAGTTTTATTAGTATTCGCTAGCTGAGAATGCCCAATTGGAACCATTTGATTAATTTGGGGGAGACTAATTTCATATTTTCGAACCAAAAGAACTGAGATCATGTTATTGAATTTtccttactatttttttaatttttttttgtttttgtttttgactgaCACTGATTTGTGTCTTAACCTGATagtatttgagaaatttttgtAATCTATCCTTCGCATTAGATTTTAACAGCTAAATAGGCTTAACATATGAGTCGTTCTCTTTTACTGGAATGCTTTTTCGTGCACGTATTTTCTTGTGAGACTAAAAATATCTCTGATTTCTTGCTTTTGCTTAATTGGGTCTTCAGCTGATCACTAAAGACGAAGGCTTGGTGCTCTATGAAGATATGATATTAGGCAGAGCTTTTGAAGACATGTGTGCCCAGATGTATTACAGGGGGAAAATGTTTGGTTTCGTTCACCTCTACAATGGCCAAGAGGCCGTGTCAACTGGGTTTATCAAGCTTTTGAAGAAGGAAGATTCTGTGGTCAGTACATACCGGGATCACGTACATGCCCTGAGCAAAGGGGTCCCTGCTCGTGCCGTGATGAGTGAGCTCTTTGGAAAGACCACCGGATGCTGCCGAGGCCAGGGTGGTTCGATGCACATGTTCTCGAAAGAGCATAATGTGCTTGGTGGGTTCGCCTTCATTGGTGAAGGGATTCCGGTGGCCACGGGTGCAGCGTTCACCAGCAAGTATAGGAGGGAGGTATTGCAAGAGGCAGATTGTGATCATGTGACAGTGGCATTTTTCGGAGATGGGACTTGTAACAATGGCCAGTTCTTTGAGTGTTTGAACATGGCGGCTTTGTGGAAATTGCCGATTGTGTTTGTCGTGGAGAACAACCTATGGGCTATTGGGATGTCACATTTGAGGGCTGCTTCGGATCCAGAGATTTGGAAGAAGGGACCCGCATTTGGGATGCCCGGTGTTCATGTTGATGGCATGGATGTTTTGAAAGTTAGGGATGTTGCAAAGGAGGCAGTTGGAAGGGCTAGGAGAGGAGAAGGGCCGACGTTGGTGGAATGTGAAACATATAGGTTTAGAGGACACTCATTGGCTGATCCTGATGAGCTTCGTGACCCCGGTGAGAATTTGActtttgttttcctctttttcaTATTTGCTTTCCCTTTTTGGTGAGTAGCATATTTACTTTCATTTATTCTAGAATGTGATTATGCTTTTGCAAAGTCTCCGATTTAATAGCTAGTTTCAGTTATCGACTCTTTTCCATTGTTTGACTTCTgtgtttcttagtttttttttagaaatgatgCCACCCAATCCTTGGTTGTATGTGACATTGTGTTGGAAATTTTCTATATTCTGATATTAAATCACCTGTGTTGGATTACAGATGTAAGGATTTTTAGTGTGGCTGTTTAAATGCTAGATAGAGAATCTAGTTCTTTAGCTGAATGGGCTATAGGCAGTCATTCACTTTGATAGAAGAACCATGTCAagtgcaatttttatttttttagtcaaaTGTTAGAGGATCGAGTTTTTGGATTCTTAGGGCATGAGCTGATATCATTTTATTAAGAACATTTTTTTCCTGAAAAGAAGAAACCTTTGGAGTTGATGATAATATAGGCCCTGTGGCTTTtgcattgttttcttttttgctatACATAACCTTATAGTTTCGGTTGTCATGAGTTGCAGACTATTATAGTTTATGTTGAATTACTTTTGCATATTAGCCTATTAGGCCTTTTGATTTCCAGAGTACATGTTATATGTTAATATAAACTGGATGATTACCCAGAGATGACCTCTAATTTCTTTGTGGTTCTATTTTGGCAGCTGAGAAGGCGCGCTATGCTGCTAGAGATCCTGTGACAGCGTTGAAGAAATATATGATTGAGAATAATTTATCGAGTGAAGCAGAGTTAAAGGCCATAGAGAAGAAGATAGATGAGGTGGTTGAGGAAGCTGTTGAGTTTGCAGATGAGAGCCCTCATCCAGGTCGCAGTCAGCTATTGGAGAATGTGTTTGCAGATCCAAAAGGTTTTGGAATTGGACCTGATGGGCGATATAGATGTGAGGATCCCAAATTCACCGAAGGCACTGCTCATGTGTAACTTTTCAATCTCTACTTGTGACTTTTCAGTTCTTGGATGCGTGGTTTATATTTACCTCTACTCAACTTATGATAATGTGTCAGCTTTTCTATTGTAAGCAGGATTTCCTCTTTAGGTTGCATTATGTTCTCAAATTTTGCACATCAGGGTCCCGtttatatgttattttgttttagttggtgtttttattttttatttttttaacctgTATGAAGTCTAAAGGATGATAAAAGCTTCTGGAGCATTATGTTGATCAGGACTGTGTGGGTGAAGATCCGTTTGTTATATACCATGCGGACCACCACATGGACCAAAGTTGGATGTGCTTCTGAGTAACACATATTGGCACTCCTAATTTattcatagttttattttatccACATCGTCATCCAACGTCTCTATTAATATTTGGATCCACTACGAATTTCCAACATAAAAGTTATCCAGCATTTCCTATCCAGCAGAAGTTAATGTCTCTTAGGCCCCTTCCAAACTGTTGCCACCTGTATTCTAGTTCTATAcaatataaataagaaatatgTGTGGCCTGCTATCATGATCCCTCAAGAGACTGGCGAGTGGTGCCATAGGATTCAACCAGAGTTTTCTGGCTTTTAATTGTTTAACTAGGATACTGAGTCACTGACAGATTGACAGATGAATATAGAGAATATTAGGCCCTGTTTGCCAAATATTTATTCTCGCttatcctaaaaaaatcaaattcatttatttacaattaaaaaaaaaaaaaaaattcttcacttatcttattaaaaaagtgatttaaaaaataatttataagttctcaagataggccaaaataacattttactccttGAATTCATTTTcggttaaatgacttaacgaaaaccgttacattgccacatcacactaataaaaataaaatacgtgtttttttttaattttttttttttatttatgctcttaaaaaatgacaaataagtttttcACGTCATTTGAGACTCCAacacactccacgtcaaatcaaataaacataaTCACTCTATATCTCCTGTGCTGCCGTTATCTTTATCTTCCCCTACGATTCTTgtcgtcgtcttcatcttccccaacgaTTCTTGCCGTTGTATTTATCTTGGTCTTCATGCCGTCGTCTTCCTCTTCCCCAAAAAAAAGGACACAGAGAGAAATGAATAGATTGTTTTCGATGCttggaaacaatttttgaatatcctttaatgcccaaaaacaaatccgAATTTCCATAGAAAGACTGTCCAAAAATGCACTAATCCAAAAATGCAAATGCCCAAAAATCTCAGAGTAACTCACAGATCGAAGATCACACCCatcagaagatgaagaagacgGCAAGAATCGTTGGGGAATATGAAGACGATGGTGGCATaggggatatagagggattatatttatttaatttgacatggagtgtgtgttggagtCTCAAAATAACGTggaaaaacttatttgtcattttttaaaagcataaataaaaagaacacgtgtcttatttttattgggtgtgatgtggcaatgtaacggtttccgttaaatcatttaacggaaaatgagttcaggaAGTAAAacgttattttggcctaccctagagacctataaattattttttaaaccacagggagtgatttgtaaattaggcaaactacatggaccaattttacatttatccctaataataataataataaaaaataaataaaaacaaaatcaaaaacctagGGTGGAACAGCTTTTGTTGAGTTAGAACAATGTTGAAATCTATTAAGCCCATTGAGTTCTTTATCTAcaagtaggggtgtcaaggcagttacgattagcggttattgtaataaccgctaatcgtaactgccttagcggttagtaaatttcattAACCGCAACTGTTAACCGCCGGTTGGCggttaatgaaataaataaccgctcgctaaccgctttttcaaaattgggcttttttttgggcctttttgggctttctttagggcttttgggcctttttgagattttttttttttttttggtttttttggtttttttgctttttaggcttttttttaccttcattttttttttttttggtatttttagtgtcttcttaaGCCCAATTGCTAttaaaagagcccatattgaaaaataaaaaatatttgacccaaaatatatgttttcaacatttaatagtactcgtcagattagatcaaacaaggcaagcttacggtgtctttgttacaccatatacatacttcttagtaaatgcttgatagctgtcctccattaatatcatccaacggctattagatcatcaaaacattttggacggctacgattacacttatataccatagatcaaattcaaattcagctatgattaaattcaataaaaaattcaaaattcaaaatttaggaattaggaataaaaattgtgttatatagtattatttagggttaatttgttatttcaatttcaataattacgattttaaaaattgtttttttttcaatcaagtattttttttttcttcttattttagattaagtattttttaaattacaacgaaaaacgctttatgtcacacactcacacacactaatcactattatcatattacatatagtattatttagttaatatgttaaaatgttaatgcttaacatgggtcaagtatataatgtcaatattaatatatattgtatcttatatgtaaacatttatatacttatatagttatatgattgtatcattatctaatttatatgggtaatgggtcaatgttaattgttataacttatatacttatattatatgttcttattatcacgattcatgatatatgatttaaattcaaattgttaagtttttacttaccgtaaattgtgattataatgtataaaattgttacaaatggttcaaaaaattcaaaattgttcaaaaaatggttaattttcttttttttttttttcaaaaatggttaaatttctttttctaaaaaatgttcaaaaaataccttaatatttcaattgtgattataagtaacacattgttgaatctaatgtcaattacttaatttgatattatataatcatataatctcattaaattatatcatatgattaattatttaaattattatcatatttacttataatcttttttctttgaattgaacttaataatcatatgatataatg
It contains:
- the LOC132188266 gene encoding pyruvate dehydrogenase E1 component subunit alpha-3, chloroplastic, translated to MSFTSTTKFVQPLHLNTTSARSNDHKPFLDPFKPTSFLGSTNKLRFTSLAKSHQANLHRRSAVVAVSEVVKEKKPKSSTNLLITKDEGLVLYEDMILGRAFEDMCAQMYYRGKMFGFVHLYNGQEAVSTGFIKLLKKEDSVVSTYRDHVHALSKGVPARAVMSELFGKTTGCCRGQGGSMHMFSKEHNVLGGFAFIGEGIPVATGAAFTSKYRREVLQEADCDHVTVAFFGDGTCNNGQFFECLNMAALWKLPIVFVVENNLWAIGMSHLRAASDPEIWKKGPAFGMPGVHVDGMDVLKVRDVAKEAVGRARRGEGPTLVECETYRFRGHSLADPDELRDPAEKARYAARDPVTALKKYMIENNLSSEAELKAIEKKIDEVVEEAVEFADESPHPGRSQLLENVFADPKGFGIGPDGRYRCEDPKFTEGTAHV